The following coding sequences are from one uncultured Desulfobacter sp. window:
- a CDS encoding autotransporter domain-containing protein, protein MSLPDPAVNHFRMSQPLFTGVCLLAFLFLFIPVSAWADVIISDAVQGTNGSITYPANPNPLGQGDSLTVQAGGSIKSSTGDAIQGSEIGEGENIITVKSGASVKTTKKGLGIIVHGTNTITKGEGPLAEGYSNIVFVEKGSSISTSYEYKHAILAKYNNRLDITGDIETSGFYSYGILAHGNNKINFSGSIRTNHGWSDGIFLYHSGNDLVVSGDIVTTQGHGIHSYGNNIIDMSGTITSYRDFEGIFLERPSSLTMSGTINTYDSAGIRSKNSSNMDVSGTINTESEYANGISAGYNNRISLSGTINTIESDGINVSTENSVVISGQINTIGLKADGIQTSGNGNAVHISGSISTTGYEAFAIRSGSVNISGQSTGEENIFHILNGASINGDIYNGASTDKKTSYLTFGYAKDNDNYADLSKIDTEFEFSLNDNIISGSEGVWDAYISGGKTTLKGTSNEFRNVFLGGASFDNKEVPVGKPLYGGLKYITTTTLETLNGATANLTVTNSISTTGTLSIGIKSIYNLHGTHKHTGSDVLLDGILNLSGGTFANQSAGAVINNGIVSVDAGETGTISGNYTQSENGLVQLQADSVSNHGKMVIGGTANLSANNAIVINVTANDNLSQNDLLEDVISADTLILNKDKFVVYDNSAMWKFEPIIRNNTIDLNYLRATTCTEAISGGSSISSPLASGAASSLDRLFKTGTADTDMQKILNELGTLGTNDEVAQAVAQTVPALAGAGSQIGFDLATNGATQVVGSRLGSFSGLSAGDAVFEDRMAWIKPYYSRTEQDERNGIDGYDADTYGLVIGADGRVHPDWQIGAALSYGTSDIKSDSPVTNQTQDIETWQTTLYANNEMTDTLTLNLIGALGFNTNESSRNILFGGINRLASAEYNSWHTLLDGELTKTYSVNRKLSLGTSLRVQYVYLDIEGYTETGAGGLNLSVEGTNADSLVASIGGKLRYAVAANQNLTAHADVGYDFLADASSLISTYAGGGPSFVIQGNSPDEIVYRGGLGYELINSVGLEIALRYRIESRQDFMNHTGDISLRFPF, encoded by the coding sequence ATGTCTCTACCAGATCCAGCCGTAAATCATTTCAGAATGTCACAGCCCCTGTTCACAGGGGTCTGCCTGCTTGCTTTCCTATTCTTATTTATCCCCGTTTCAGCCTGGGCCGATGTGATCATCTCGGATGCCGTCCAGGGCACCAACGGCAGCATCACCTACCCGGCCAATCCCAATCCCCTGGGACAGGGCGACTCCCTGACGGTTCAGGCCGGGGGCTCGATTAAATCAAGTACAGGAGATGCCATTCAAGGCAGCGAAATAGGAGAAGGAGAGAACATAATCACTGTCAAAAGCGGAGCATCTGTTAAAACCACGAAGAAAGGATTGGGAATTATAGTCCACGGTACTAATACAATTACAAAAGGAGAAGGCCCGCTTGCAGAAGGTTACTCAAATATAGTATTCGTTGAAAAAGGCTCATCCATCAGCACATCCTATGAATATAAGCACGCAATCCTTGCCAAGTACAATAACCGCCTGGATATAACCGGGGATATAGAGACATCCGGTTTCTATTCATATGGTATTCTTGCGCATGGGAACAACAAGATCAATTTTTCTGGAAGCATAAGAACAAATCATGGTTGGTCTGATGGTATCTTTTTATATCATAGCGGAAACGATCTCGTAGTTTCTGGAGATATTGTTACGACCCAAGGACACGGCATTCACTCGTATGGAAACAATATAATTGATATGTCAGGCACCATAACTAGCTACAGAGATTTTGAAGGCATTTTCCTTGAAAGGCCCAGCAGCCTGACCATGTCCGGAACAATAAACACTTATGATTCCGCAGGCATTCGATCCAAGAACTCAAGCAACATGGATGTATCAGGAACGATAAACACAGAAAGCGAATATGCCAATGGTATCTCCGCAGGTTATAATAACCGCATCTCTTTATCAGGCACCATAAACACTATCGAATCAGACGGAATTAATGTGAGCACGGAGAACTCTGTTGTAATTTCCGGACAAATTAATACAATAGGTTTGAAGGCAGATGGCATTCAAACATCCGGTAATGGAAATGCTGTCCATATTTCGGGTTCAATTTCTACCACAGGATATGAAGCCTTCGCGATACGCTCCGGAAGTGTTAATATTTCAGGGCAATCAACTGGTGAAGAAAACATCTTTCATATACTGAATGGAGCAAGTATTAATGGAGACATCTACAATGGTGCCTCAACAGATAAAAAGACATCTTACCTCACCTTTGGATATGCCAAAGACAATGACAATTATGCCGACCTTTCTAAAATAGATACAGAATTTGAATTTAGTCTGAACGATAATATTATATCAGGCTCAGAAGGTGTTTGGGATGCATATATTTCAGGCGGTAAAACAACTTTAAAGGGCACATCAAATGAATTTCGAAATGTATTTCTGGGTGGCGCATCTTTTGACAATAAAGAGGTGCCTGTTGGTAAACCATTGTATGGAGGTTTGAAGTATATCACAACGACCACCCTTGAGACTCTAAATGGTGCAACTGCCAACCTGACAGTCACCAACTCAATTTCTACAACCGGCACATTGTCTATCGGAATAAAGAGTATATATAATCTCCACGGAACACATAAACATACAGGCTCTGACGTTCTCCTCGACGGAATATTAAATCTTAGCGGGGGAACTTTTGCTAACCAATCGGCAGGAGCGGTCATCAACAACGGAATCGTTTCAGTGGATGCTGGGGAAACCGGCACAATTTCAGGGAATTATACCCAATCCGAAAACGGCTTGGTCCAGTTACAAGCAGACAGTGTCTCAAACCACGGTAAAATGGTGATTGGAGGCACTGCAAATTTGAGTGCAAACAACGCCATTGTCATCAATGTAACTGCCAATGATAATTTGTCCCAGAATGATTTGTTAGAAGATGTAATATCTGCGGACACTCTAATTCTAAACAAAGATAAATTTGTAGTTTATGATAACAGCGCCATGTGGAAATTTGAACCGATAATTAGGAATAACACAATTGATTTAAACTATCTACGCGCAACAACTTGCACAGAAGCAATCTCCGGCGGCAGCTCCATTTCCAGTCCCTTGGCATCCGGAGCGGCAAGCTCCCTGGACCGGTTATTTAAAACCGGTACTGCCGACACCGACATGCAGAAGATTCTCAATGAACTGGGGACCCTTGGGACCAATGATGAGGTGGCTCAAGCCGTGGCGCAGACGGTGCCGGCTTTGGCAGGGGCCGGGAGTCAGATCGGCTTTGACCTGGCAACCAACGGGGCGACCCAGGTCGTCGGCAGCCGCCTGGGCAGCTTCAGCGGCCTGTCCGCAGGTGATGCGGTTTTTGAAGATCGGATGGCCTGGATCAAGCCCTATTATTCGAGAACGGAGCAGGATGAACGCAACGGCATTGACGGCTATGATGCTGATACCTACGGTCTCGTCATCGGTGCGGACGGCCGGGTCCATCCCGATTGGCAGATCGGGGCGGCCCTGTCCTACGGTACGTCCGACATAAAAAGCGATTCCCCCGTGACAAACCAGACCCAGGATATAGAAACCTGGCAGACCACACTCTATGCAAACAATGAAATGACCGACACACTCACCCTGAATCTCATCGGCGCTCTGGGATTCAATACCAATGAATCGAGCAGGAATATCCTTTTCGGCGGCATCAACCGACTGGCGTCCGCAGAATATAACTCCTGGCATACGCTTTTGGACGGAGAACTGACAAAGACCTATTCGGTAAACAGAAAGCTTTCCCTGGGAACGTCTCTGAGAGTCCAATACGTTTATCTGGATATCGAAGGGTATACGGAAACAGGGGCAGGCGGCTTGAATTTATCTGTTGAAGGGACCAATGCCGACAGTCTGGTGGCCTCTATTGGCGGCAAGTTGAGATATGCCGTGGCAGCGAACCAAAATCTGACGGCTCATGCCGATGTCGGATACGACTTCCTGGCTGACGCCTCCTCCCTGATTTCGACCTATGCCGGAGGCGGGCCGTCCTTTGTAATTCAAGGCAACAGCCCGGATGAAATCGTTTATCGGGGCGGACTGGGGTATGAACTGATCAACTCCGTCGGCCTCGAAATCGCCCTGCGTTACCGTATAGAATCCAGGCAGGACTTCATGAACCACACCGGTGATATCAGTCTCCGCTTTCCATTTTAG
- a CDS encoding IS110 family transposase, whose translation MTALTWVLEIGEVERFGAVRQAVSYCGLCAAQKESAGKESRGPISKKRNKHLQTVLIEAAKLAPHWNPQLAEIHERELKKGNKNRATLAVARKIVAYMLVVEKSKKDFQMTAPSQAA comes from the coding sequence ATGACAGCATTAACCTGGGTGTTGGAAATAGGTGAGGTAGAACGATTTGGAGCAGTGCGCCAGGCGGTGAGTTATTGTGGGCTTTGCGCGGCTCAAAAAGAATCTGCCGGCAAGGAAAGCCGTGGTCCGATATCCAAAAAACGAAATAAACATTTACAAACTGTTCTGATAGAGGCGGCAAAACTTGCACCACATTGGAATCCTCAATTGGCTGAAATTCATGAAAGAGAATTGAAAAAGGGAAACAAGAATAGAGCGACCCTGGCTGTAGCAAGGAAGATTGTAGCCTATATGTTGGTTGTTGAAAAATCTAAAAAAGATTTTCAGATGACAGCACCATCTCAAGCTGCCTGA
- a CDS encoding transposase, producing MSMHYIGLDIHKKIIAYCIKADDGTLLGNGVIPATRPVLEEWMEQLPRPWTVAMEATMFTGWIYDFIKPYADDIKVAHPEMLKAITAAKKKNDLSDAQKICDLLRVDLLPECYMAPSELRELRRILRYRNHIVRTATQTKNKISGLLMEVGAEYNKKMLHGKRYFWELMDNIEHVPPSVLEMLKQSRSNLEIFTSIQKKLVRVLKKIP from the coding sequence ATGAGTATGCATTACATTGGGTTGGATATCCACAAAAAAATTATCGCGTATTGTATTAAAGCAGACGATGGAACTCTTCTTGGGAACGGAGTGATACCTGCAACCAGGCCGGTATTGGAAGAATGGATGGAACAACTTCCCCGTCCCTGGACGGTTGCAATGGAGGCAACAATGTTTACCGGCTGGATTTATGATTTCATAAAACCTTATGCTGATGATATCAAGGTGGCCCATCCTGAAATGCTCAAAGCGATTACTGCAGCTAAAAAGAAAAATGATCTATCTGACGCCCAAAAAATATGTGATCTTCTCAGAGTTGATCTGTTGCCTGAATGCTATATGGCTCCGAGTGAGCTACGAGAATTAAGAAGGATTTTAAGATACAGAAACCACATAGTCAGGACGGCAACTCAGACTAAAAATAAAATTTCCGGCCTTTTAATGGAGGTCGGTGCGGAATACAATAAAAAAATGCTACATGGCAAACGGTATTTCTGGGAATTAATGGACAATATTGAACATGTCCCCCCATCCGTCTTAGAAATGTTGAAACAGAGCAGGTCAAATCTGGAAATTTTTACCAGTATTCAAAAAAAGCTTGTACGGGTACTGAAAAAAATCCCCTGA